One window of the Shewanella cyperi genome contains the following:
- a CDS encoding class I SAM-dependent methyltransferase gives MSIFSCALCGGRSLYLFAEDRRRPYFRCRECALVQVPEPFYLSATEEKAEYDKHDNGADTPGYRSFLSRTLIPVLARLPADAEGLDFGCGAGALLSKMASEQGFQFANYDLYYYPDKAALDRRYDCVTLTEVIEHVADAACLMRQLQQLLKPGGLLAIMTKRVLNAEAFGRWHYKNDPTHINFYSDETFAWLAAELGWQLELVDKDVVFFRLPD, from the coding sequence ATGAGTATCTTTTCCTGTGCCCTTTGTGGTGGAAGATCCTTATACCTGTTCGCAGAGGACAGGCGTCGCCCCTATTTTCGCTGCCGTGAATGCGCCCTGGTACAGGTGCCTGAACCCTTCTATTTATCGGCGACTGAGGAAAAGGCCGAGTACGACAAACACGATAATGGTGCCGATACCCCGGGTTACCGCAGCTTCCTTTCCCGTACCCTGATACCGGTACTGGCGCGTTTGCCCGCTGACGCAGAAGGATTGGATTTCGGTTGTGGCGCCGGCGCTTTACTTTCGAAGATGGCCTCCGAGCAAGGTTTTCAGTTCGCCAACTACGATCTCTATTATTATCCCGATAAAGCGGCGCTCGACAGGCGCTACGACTGCGTGACTCTGACCGAAGTGATAGAGCATGTGGCCGATGCGGCATGCCTGATGCGTCAATTGCAGCAATTGCTTAAACCAGGCGGTCTGTTGGCTATCATGACCAAGCGGGTATTGAATGCCGAGGCCTTTGGCCGCTGGCATTACAAGAATGACCCCACCCATATCAATTTTTATTCCGATGAAACCTTCGCCTGGCTGGCGGCGGAACTGGGTTGGCAACTGGAGCTGGTGGACAAGGATGTGGTGTTTTTCCGACTGCCGGATTAA
- a CDS encoding tRNA-uridine aminocarboxypropyltransferase produces the protein MSREYCPKCGYPLAVCLCAAISPMGCDVDIWVLQHPDEASHAKNTARLLPLVLPQTRILCGESKTDFVDVQAELTARAGPLYLVYPQDETSEPDIAPCSAGAGQSGGRPLLLLIDATWRKALKMYHLNPWLHGLPRLSFQPQIGSDYRIRKAGRSDSLSTLEAVAHGLQCLHPGLDVAPLLAAQTAMVTKRLAAMPAQVRARYRES, from the coding sequence TTGTCCCGGGAATATTGTCCCAAGTGTGGTTATCCGCTGGCGGTCTGTCTCTGTGCCGCCATCAGCCCAATGGGTTGTGATGTGGATATCTGGGTGTTGCAGCATCCGGATGAGGCGTCCCATGCCAAAAACACTGCCCGTTTGTTGCCCCTGGTGTTGCCGCAAACCCGGATCCTCTGCGGCGAATCCAAGACGGATTTTGTTGATGTGCAGGCCGAACTTACTGCCCGCGCCGGCCCCCTGTATCTGGTGTACCCGCAAGATGAGACTTCCGAGCCTGACATCGCACCATGCTCTGCGGGTGCCGGACAATCGGGCGGCAGACCTTTGCTGCTGCTTATCGATGCCACCTGGCGCAAGGCATTGAAGATGTACCATCTCAATCCCTGGCTCCATGGCTTGCCGAGGCTGAGTTTCCAGCCGCAAATCGGTTCCGACTACAGGATCCGCAAGGCCGGTCGCAGTGATAGCCTGTCGACCCTGGAAGCTGTGGCCCATGGTCTGCAATGCCTGCACCCCGGGCTGGATGTGGCGCCTTTGCTCGCCGCGCAAACCGCCATGGTGACCAAGCGCCTGGCGGCCATGCCGGCGCAGGTACGGGCCCGCTACCGGGAGAGCTAA
- a CDS encoding M16 family metallopeptidase: MKRTLSALVLAMGLMTVQGQSQATTVADIQEFTLNNGMKIMVLEDSSIPNANMYLFWKVGSRNEAPGITGISHFFEHMMFNGAKKYGPKMFDRTMEAAGGANNAYTTENTTVYTDWFPSSALETIFDLEADRIANLDINAKMVESERGVVASERTTGLENSNWRTLMEELKGAAFRAHPYSWPVIGHESDIAAWTLDDLVQYHKTYYAPNNAVVVVAGDVKLAEVKALADKYFAPIPAQAPPRDIKTVEPEQKGERRVYVQKASVTSPNVMMAYHVPATRHEDYYALDLLASILSQGNSSRLYQALVDKELALEVDTYFPMSFDPNLYYLMGVAAPGVSADQLEKALIAETNKIAAEGVTQEELEKAKNIKLMDFYRTMETIDGKANTLGTYELFFGSFDKLFSAPDAYNKVTTADIQRVVQTYLKRANRTVAILDATEETDK; encoded by the coding sequence ATGAAGCGCACACTGTCAGCCCTGGTGCTTGCCATGGGGCTGATGACAGTCCAGGGACAGAGCCAGGCCACCACTGTTGCCGATATCCAGGAATTTACCCTGAATAACGGTATGAAAATCATGGTATTGGAGGACTCCTCCATACCCAATGCCAACATGTATCTGTTCTGGAAGGTGGGTTCCCGCAACGAGGCTCCGGGGATCACTGGGATCTCCCACTTTTTTGAGCACATGATGTTCAACGGTGCCAAAAAGTACGGTCCGAAGATGTTCGACCGCACCATGGAAGCGGCCGGTGGCGCCAACAACGCCTACACCACGGAAAACACTACTGTTTATACCGACTGGTTCCCCAGCTCGGCCCTGGAAACCATTTTCGATCTCGAAGCCGATCGCATTGCCAATCTGGATATCAACGCCAAGATGGTTGAGAGCGAGCGCGGTGTGGTGGCGTCCGAACGTACCACGGGACTGGAAAACTCCAACTGGCGCACCCTGATGGAAGAGCTGAAAGGTGCCGCCTTCCGTGCCCACCCCTACAGCTGGCCCGTCATAGGCCATGAGTCGGATATTGCCGCCTGGACCCTGGACGACCTGGTGCAATATCACAAGACCTATTATGCCCCCAACAATGCCGTGGTGGTGGTGGCCGGTGACGTCAAGCTGGCCGAAGTTAAGGCCCTGGCCGACAAGTATTTCGCACCGATCCCGGCCCAGGCCCCACCCCGAGATATCAAGACGGTGGAGCCCGAGCAAAAGGGTGAGCGTAGGGTCTATGTGCAGAAGGCCTCTGTGACCAGCCCCAATGTGATGATGGCTTACCATGTACCGGCTACCCGCCATGAAGACTACTACGCGTTGGATCTGCTGGCCTCGATTTTGAGCCAGGGCAACAGTTCGCGCCTGTACCAGGCTTTGGTGGATAAAGAGCTGGCGCTGGAAGTGGACACCTATTTCCCCATGTCCTTTGACCCCAATCTGTATTACCTCATGGGTGTCGCGGCGCCGGGTGTCAGTGCCGACCAGCTGGAAAAGGCGCTGATTGCCGAGACCAACAAAATTGCCGCCGAAGGTGTGACTCAGGAAGAGTTGGAAAAAGCCAAAAACATCAAGTTGATGGATTTTTATCGCACCATGGAAACCATAGATGGCAAGGCCAATACCCTGGGCACCTATGAACTGTTCTTTGGCAGCTTCGACAAGTTGTTCAGTGCTCCTGATGCCTACAACAAGGTGACCACGGCCGACATTCAACGTGTGGTGCAGACCTATCTGAAGCGCGCCAATCGTACCGTTGCCATTTTGGATGCCACCGAGGAGACAGATAAATGA
- a CDS encoding M16 family metallopeptidase has translation MKLSKLKLVVAMATVMTLGACAMTQGTGVATQNNSPAKGFVVPAYERLTLDNGLTLFLMPQKEVPLITVNAVVRAGSVNDSTAGIASMTAQGLLLGAAGRSKSELEQTVDFLGASLSADAGKEGSVLAADFMAKDTEVMLPLFANVLMRPDFNSDEFAKLQQREIAGLSQAKESPRAVIGRYFDKLVFGQHPYGNAGSGTRESLATLNADALRAFHANYYLPGNTAISVVGDFDPASMKQRLQALFGGWHKVEGLKQPDLKAGLPKLDKSRVLLVDKGDAIETTFLIGSLGISRDNPDYVGLSVVNTILGGRFTSWLNDELRVNAGLTYGAHSGFVPYSSAGVFQISTFTKMATTEQAIDLALKTYARLWEQGIDKATLDSAKAYVKGQFPPKFETAGQLAGLLSDMYLYGFDDSFINEFQQRVDGLTLAEAQRLVASYFPRENLQFVLIGNAAEIAPIAAKYGEVIKVNIQDVGFGN, from the coding sequence ATGAAGTTGAGCAAGTTAAAACTCGTGGTGGCGATGGCGACTGTGATGACCCTGGGTGCCTGTGCCATGACCCAAGGCACTGGCGTCGCCACTCAAAATAACAGCCCGGCCAAGGGCTTCGTGGTGCCCGCTTACGAAAGACTGACACTGGACAACGGTCTGACCCTGTTCCTGATGCCTCAAAAGGAAGTGCCGCTGATCACTGTCAACGCCGTGGTCCGTGCCGGCAGTGTCAATGACAGTACCGCGGGCATAGCGTCCATGACGGCCCAGGGATTGCTTTTGGGTGCCGCGGGCCGCTCAAAGTCCGAGTTGGAGCAGACGGTGGATTTCCTCGGCGCCAGCTTAAGTGCCGATGCCGGCAAGGAAGGCAGTGTACTGGCGGCGGATTTCATGGCCAAGGACACAGAGGTAATGCTGCCGCTATTTGCCAACGTGCTGATGCGCCCCGACTTCAATAGCGATGAGTTTGCCAAGCTGCAGCAGCGGGAGATTGCCGGTCTGAGCCAGGCCAAGGAAAGCCCCCGCGCCGTGATTGGCCGTTACTTCGACAAATTGGTATTTGGCCAGCATCCCTACGGTAACGCCGGTTCGGGCACCCGGGAATCCCTGGCCACCCTCAACGCGGACGCACTGCGGGCATTCCATGCCAACTATTACCTGCCGGGTAACACGGCCATCAGCGTGGTTGGTGACTTTGACCCTGCCTCCATGAAGCAGCGACTCCAAGCTCTGTTTGGCGGTTGGCACAAGGTGGAAGGCCTCAAACAGCCGGACCTCAAGGCAGGACTGCCCAAGCTCGACAAGAGCCGGGTGCTGCTGGTGGACAAGGGCGATGCCATAGAGACTACCTTCCTTATCGGCAGTCTGGGGATCAGCCGCGACAACCCCGACTATGTGGGGCTGAGCGTGGTCAACACCATACTCGGTGGCCGCTTTACCTCTTGGCTCAATGACGAGCTCAGGGTCAATGCCGGTCTGACCTATGGCGCCCACTCTGGCTTTGTGCCCTACAGCAGCGCCGGTGTGTTCCAGATCAGCACCTTTACCAAGATGGCGACCACTGAGCAGGCCATAGATCTGGCGCTCAAGACTTACGCCAGACTGTGGGAGCAGGGAATAGACAAGGCAACCCTGGATTCGGCCAAGGCCTATGTCAAAGGCCAGTTCCCGCCCAAGTTCGAGACCGCGGGGCAGCTGGCGGGTCTGCTGTCGGACATGTACCTCTACGGCTTTGATGACAGCTTCATCAATGAATTCCAGCAGCGGGTTGATGGTCTGACACTGGCCGAGGCTCAGCGTCTGGTGGCGAGCTATTTCCCCCGTGAAAATCTGCAATTTGTGCTGATCGGCAATGCCGCTGAAATAGCACCGATTGCGGCCAAGTACGGTGAGGTCATCAAGGTCAATATCCAGGATGTGGGTTTCGGCAACTGA